AAACAATTGCAACGCAGCCTCAATGATCTGAAACAGTTTCTCTTTTGAGTGAATTACCGGAAGAAGCTGCCTGCCGATGACGATGCGGTTGCCATATAATCCGCCGAAATAGAGGACGAATCCGCTCTCTCCCTGCCAGGAACTCCGAGGACATTTCTTAAGGCATCTTCCACAACTCAAGCAGTTTTCCTTTCGGAAGGAAAGCTGCCTATTAGGCTGATCCACAAGAATCGCGTCTGCAGGGCAAAGCTTCTGGCATAGACCGCAGTAAGTGCAGTTTTCGCCGGTCCATGCAGGGACCATAGCTCCTTTGATACCAATATCATTTTCTTCGGCCTTCAGGCAGTTGTTTCGGCATCCGGTGATGCCCAGTTTGAACTTATGGGGAACCGGTCTTCCTCCAAACCGTTCATCCAGCTCTCTGGCGAGGAGGGCTGTGTCGATGAGTCCGCTTTGACAGACCCCATTGCCTTGACAGGCAGTAATCGTTCGGACTTTGGGACCGGTTGAGGCCGGTTCCATCTTTTCCTGAGCGAGAAATTCAAGTACGGCATCGATCTCATCCTCTTTGATGAAAGGCACTTCTATGCTTTGCCTTGCGGTAAGATGCACGGCGCCGTTTCCATATTTTTTTGCCAGTTTATAAACACTGTTCAGTTGTTTCGCTGTGACCTGGCCTCCCACGATTTTAATTCGCAGCGAGTAACGCTGGTCTTGAATCTGTTTTAAAAAGCCTCTGCTTTTCAGCTCTTTTTCATCCATTGCCATATTGTTTCTCTTTTCATTTTTATTTTTCAGGACAGACATAAGATGATCCCTTGTGTGAAATATATCACGATCGATGACACTTAATGTTTGCATCACCTGAAACGTTCCTATGAAAACCATATTCTCAGGTCATTATATAATGGGTTCTTTTTATGGTCAAGTGCGTTAAAGTTTACGAATCTATGATTTACAGTTCTTCTGACAGAATCTGATAAATGGGTGCCCCTTCGCATTGAGAGGGGATTCGGGTACCAAGGAGAACCGACATAGTAGGTGTTACATCTACCTGACGAATCACTCGTTCTGTTACATAATTTGTTTTGATGCCCTGTCCGGCAGCAATGAACACCGGTGCTGCAGAGGTATTATAATATCCTTCAGCGGTGGTTAGCCCGTCACCGTGGAGCCGGTTGAAACCCTCCTCGATGGTGAAGAAGATATCGCCGCATTCTGGTCCGTTGGTGCCAAGGAGGATCGCATCTTTATTTCTCAGTGCAATTCCCACAACTCGTTTTCCAGTGGATTGATCCCTGTATTGGTATAAATCCGATATGATCTGTTCTTCCAGAGCATATTTGTCCTGCGGATCTACGATGCCGTAGGGATCCCTGCCTTGCAGATTGATATAGATATAGTTGCTTCGGATCTGAACCGCACGGGTTTTCTCCCAGTCCACTTCGTCCATAGAATTGCCCTCGCCATCTTTCTTCAGTACGGTATAGCCCAATTCCTCCATAACACCGGTATTCAACCCGCCGTATTCCCCCAAAATGGGAGGGACATTTTCACCGACCAGCAGCCCGTGATCAGAGACGATGAGGATGGTGAAACCTTCGTCAAGATAATGCAGGAAGCGGCCCAGGTATTTGTCTGTCTGCAGATAGAAGCGTTCCATCAATGCCTGATAAACCGTTTCGTCGGTATGGCTCCATGGCGTCAGCGTCTTTCCAAGATGCCAGATCTGATGACCTGCGCAATCGATATTATGCAAATGGCTGAGCACCACACTGTAGCCTTCTGTATCAATCAGGTGTTCCAGACAGTCTGCCTGCCACTGGCAGTAGCTGTCCCAGGAGGGTTCAAATACCTGATCAACCAGCTCGGAATCCTCGCCTCCGATGAGGCTGACCGGAGGAATATGACCTACTTCTTTCAGGATTTTATCATGAACCGATGAAGGATGCCACAGCATGTTATTGGTTGTATCAAGGGCATTGCTGATCCAGAGGCGAAGATCTGTACCATCGGGGCTGAGCTCCAGGATCTTGTAAGATCTGCAGCATGGCTTGGTAATCCCCTTTTTTGTTGCATTATCAACTTTGGTGATTATTTCACCAACAGGAATGACGGCAAAGGGAGAGGCAGCTGATTTGGAATGATAAAGGGAAACCACTCCATAGTTTCCGGAATCATCTTTTGTTATCAAACCATATCGGGATACCGTTCCCGCAGAAATCAGGAAGGAAAATTCCAGTGCCTCTTCTGGGGCCGCTGTCCAATCCGATGCCGGTTTGATGGGAGAAAAAACCTTGTCATAAGCAACCTTGGCACCGATCATCATTTCTGTATCGTCCAGATCCTTTACATAGGTTCTGATCTCACCGCCTTTTCTTGCGGCATCCCCCCACCAAAGCTCCATCATTTCATCATCGGCATCCTGAGCAAAGCCGTAATTGGAACCCTCTTCGGCGCTGCTGCGATGACCGCGCTCATTGGATGACAATACCTCATGGATATCAGTGATGTTGCAGCCGACACCGGCAGCTTTCTGTGTATGGGGAATAAAGCTTAGGCCATCTGTATTTTTTGATGCATAGATGATTTTCTCCCAATCCATCTGCGCAACGCCCATATTGACAGACCCTGGCTGAGTGCCGTCAACAACATGGAGCAGCGGATTTTGAGATGTGGGCGGCCAGGACGAGCCCGGCCAATGCCAGACCAGCGTTTTCATGTCTGCCTCTGTGGTGATATTCCAAATCGGTTCCGCCTTGCAGTTACGGGAATCCATATTGTAGACGACTGCATCCAAACTGTCCGGTGATTGTCTCCAATAGCATGTGATGCCGTGTGTGCCTGGATAAGCGCCGGTGGCCAGCGTGGTCCAGCAGGGCGGGGTGATTGTGGGATGCGCGCCAAGCATATCCAGACCTGTTCTGGCAGAACCCCGTTCAAGGTATTTTTTTATATTCGGCAGCTTGCCTTCATCGACCATTCTTCTTGCAGTAACAGGGTCCATGCCGTCAATACCGAGAACGATCAGTTTTTTTGTTCTTTTCGTGCGATTCATAATTACCTCCTTTATTCCATTGATACCATAGTAAATGTTTTTATCATATATGAATAGGGGGAAAACAAGAATACCGGGTATCGAAAATAGCGATATACAAGGAAAATTCATTGAAAGAAGGATTACGAACAATTGAGAGGGTCAGGAGGCATGTGAAACAGGAGGTAGAAACAGCAGGAGATAAAAACACAGGAGATAAAAACCACTTGACGAAAGAAAGGAAAATCGTTATAGTAACCTTAAATATTAAATCATACTATATATATATGAATACCTGATAAATATAGTGCTATTACAAATTCTTATAAAAAATCAACCGTAGAGAGGTGAAAAATTGTGAAATTCGAGCAATTATACCTATTTAAAGAAGCTGCCAAATATCATTCCATCTCTGTAGCAGCTGAAAAAAACTTCATGTCCCAGTCCTCCATCAGCTATTCCATTATCAATTTGGAAAAAGAGCTGGGCATTGAGCTATTGCGAAGGACCAATGCCGGTGTGACACCAACGCAAATCGGGGAGCTGGTGCTTCAGAAGACAGAGGATATCCTGAAGGCGGTTGACGAGATCAATGAGATGTCAAAAGATCAGCGCAACGCAGGTGAGGTGAATATTAGCTGTATCCCTTGTATCTGCGACTGGATTATCCCCATCACACTACAAAAATTAAGTGAAACCTCTGCAGAGATTTTGCTTTCTGTCACCACAGGAGAAAGCAGCCAGGTGGCACACAATGTTTCCGCAGGTATTTCTAAATTCGGCATTCTGATCAATTATGGGGAGCTTGAGCGGAATACAGACCTTCGCTATACGCCATTGTTTCAGGACGAATATGTGCTTTATGTGGGAGCGAAGTCGCCCTACTGGGAGAAGGAAAGCATTACATACAGCGAGCTTCTGAAGGAGCCATATATCGCTTATCGGGATGAATTTAGAAAATACAACGGCGGTCTGACCAATATGATCGGAACGGATCAGCTGCCGAACATTGTCTTTCGCACGGACAATCTGGATTCCATCAAAAGTATGATCACCCATAATCATTATGTCGCTTTTTTCCCCAGATATATGTCGGAATATGACTTCTATGTACAAAGCGGCTGGATCAGGCGGCTGCCCATATCCGATAAGGCCCTTGGGTTTGAGGTTGGTTATGTGGAGAGCACGAAATATAAAACAAAGAAGATCGATAGAGTTGTCCTGAACCGGATCAAAGAAACCGTAGAAACCATAAACGCGTAAGTGATGAATGGTCATGAAAATATTTGATACCCCATATGGAAGAAAAGGATATTCCAATGCAATCTATTTTGAGTTAAAGTAATCACATAAAATCATATATGATTACTATGTATTAGGAGGGAACTGATATTAACGCGATTCATAAAAAATATACCGTCAGTATACTGACAGGCGTCGTGATTTTAATCTTATGGGTGCTGGTAACCTGGGACAATCGAATTTCAAGTATCATCATTCCCTCACCCGCAGCAATTTGGACCAGTTTCCTGGATCTGGTTCAAAATGGTTACAAAGGGCACACCTTATGGGAGCATTTGGGAGCCAGCTTAAGAAGGCTTTTTATCGCTTACTTTTTCGCAGTAATTACAGCGATCACCTTGGGTCTTCTCAGCGGCTATTCGGAAAAGATCAGAGCGATTTTCGAACCGATTATCGCTTTTATCAGGCCACTGCCGCCACTGGGCTATTATACCATCATCATTCTTTGGATGGGAATCGGAGATAATTCGAAGATTTTTCTGCTGTTTCTGGGAGCTTTTGCACCAATTTTCGTTTCTTGTGTGGCAGGCGTTACCAGGGTGAAGCAGGACTATATCAACAGAGCAAGAACTCTAGGGGCCAATCGGGGGCAGATCTTTCTGCATGTCATCCTCCCAGCGGCACTGCCTGATATTTTTGTAGGACTGAGAAATGCCATGAGCGTTGCCTATGCCACTTCAGTTGCAGCAGAAATGGTCGCGGCTGTGTCGGGAATCGGCTGGATGGTGCTTGATGCAAGCAAGTACCTTAGGAGTGATGTGATCTTTGTGGGAATTATCATCATGGGAATCACGGGAATTCTTCTTGATAAAATCCTGCTCTGCATTGAAACAAAAATTGTATTTTGGAAAGGTAAAAATTAAACATATGGGAGGTATTAGACAATGAAATTATCCAAAAAATTATTTATCATCGGGTTGGTTATCCTTTTGGCAGTGCAACTGTCGGGCTGCGGAGCTAAGTCTGCTGAGGGAAGTGCAGAGGGCAATCCGACGGCTTCGTCAGACGTTCAAAAGGACCCCATTACTGGGGAAATCTATCCTGATCAGATCAACATCGGGGTCATAGAAGGCGGTCCGGAGTCTGCCATCCTCATTCAGGAGAATTATTTCAGCGGGATTGGTGTGAAAGTCAACGCTGTGACCTATTCGGCAGGTACGGATATCAATAACGCCGTCGTATCCGGAGATGTGGATGTGGCATCCTTCGGATCTTCTCCCATTGCCCTTGGCATCGCCAGCGGGATTGACTACAAGGTCGTCTTTGCGCCCTACGTCCAGGGAGGAAATATCGAAGCTTTGGTGGTAAAGAATGATCTGGGGATCCGTTCGGTTGCTGATTTAAAGGGTAAGACCATTGCGGCGCCCTTTGGTACGACATCTCATTATGCTTTGCTGAACGCACTTGAGCTTGCGGGTCTTGGCCCAAATGATGCAACCCTGCTGGATATGGGAGGTCAGGATATCGTTGCCGCATGGACCAGAGGAGATATTGATGCAGCCTATATTTGGAGTCCGGCTCTGGACGAATGCAGCAAGAGCGGCAGCATCATTACAAATGATGGTGAGCTGGCAGCGCAGGGCGTTTTGATTCCGGAAATTGCAGTGGCCAGTACCGCATTTTCTGAGAAATATCCCACTTTGGTGAGTCAGTATGTTAAGGCACTACTGGATGTTTATGGCCTCGTAAAAGGGGATTCGGAGAAGGCAACACAAGCTGTGGCTGATTGGGAAGGGATTTCCGTAGAAAATGCGAAAGGTCAGGTTGACGACAATATCTGGGTGTCCGGGGAGGAGCAGCTGAGCGCTGACTATCTGGGAACCGCGGAGAAAAAGGGAAAACTGGCTGTCACACTGAAAACCATTGCGGACTTTCATCAATCCCAGGGAAATATCAGCAAAGCACCAGAAAGCAAGACCTTTGAGGATGCCATCGATCCAAGCTTTGTAGAACTTGCCTTGCAAATAAAATAGTGTGCCTCATAGCAGGGAGGACGCCAGTGCCTTGGTAAGCGAAAACCGAAATTGAGGTTTGTTAAGATACTAGTCTTAAAGGAGAAGGTAGAGGGGGCCAATGACAGATAAAACAATGACAGATGGATTCGTGAAAAATTTTTTCGAGACGGCTAATGAGCTGATTTCTATGGATTCTTTAACCCTTGCGTATGACAAAGGGGGAGATGCAGCGCCGGCCATCGATAAGATTAATTTAAATATTTATCGCGGAGAGTTCGTATGCGTGATGGGCCCCAGCGGCTGCGGGAAGAGTACTCTGCTGAATATTTTGGCCGGTTTCCTTTCTCCCACAGGAGGAACGGTCAAACTAAACCAAAAGGAGATCAAGGGTATCGACGCCCATCGAGGTGTTGTGTTTCAGCATCCGCCCCTCTATGAATGGTATTCGGTACGGAAAAATATCGCCTTTGGACCTATGATGCAAAAGGTACCGAAGAAAAAAATTGCGGAGGAGGTGGAGACCTATCTGGCAAAAGTGGGGCTGACCGATTTTGCTGAGAAAAAGGTGTATGAACTGTCGGGAGGAATGAAGCAGAGAGCGGCCATCGCCAGCGCTTTGATCAATAATCCAGACATTCTGCTAATGGATGAACCCTTTGGCGCATTGGATGCATTGACAAGAGAACAAATGCAGGATCTCATCCGAAAAATATGGTGGAACACGGGAAAAACCATTTTCTTTATTACCCATGATGTGGACGAAGCCCTGCTTCTTGGAACAAGAATCCTGGTCATGTCCAGAAGACCGGGTAAAATTATCGCCGATTTTCCTGCACATTTTACGAAGGAATTCATTGAGGAAAACTCCGACGACGCCAGATATACGGAAGCCTTCCATCAAAAAAGAAAATATATCTTAGGACTAATCAATGAACAATGATCCTGGAATGAACCGCTTTGGGGGATGATATCCTGAAGCGGTTTTCTAATGGAATTTTAATCTTCTTTTCTTTCTGGATTAAGAATGATCCGATATACTGACTGCATAGATTTGGTAAAAGGTCGCAAAATGGGAGGTTGGAATGAGGAAGAAGAGGAAATTGATTTATATTCTGCTGGCAGCGGTACTGCTGATCGGTTTGGGATACGGGGCGAGAAATGGACTTGATGTAATGTATTATAAAAAGGCTGTGGAGGAGCTGTCCATTGAATCCATCGATTTGAGCAGAGTGAAAGATGGAACCTATACGGGAAGCTGTGACGCCAGACTGGTTGCGGCTACGGTGAAGGTTACCGTGGTAGGAGGCAAAATTACGGATATCAAGCTGATGAAACATAAAAATGACCGGGGAAAGGCCGGCGAGGCGGTTGTGGATGAGATCCTGAAACAACAAAAACCGGATGTTGATGCAATTTCGGGTGCGACAAACAGCAGCAGGATCATTATGAAAGCGGTAGAAAACGCTCTGGAAAAGGGCGTTACCGGTGTATGACAGGAAAATTTGCGATGTTTCATCCGGAATATGGTATACTAATTTCAAAAGTTGGTTTTTGGAGCGGGAACGCTTCTGAATATATGAAAGACAAGATCAACGCAAAGGGAGAACATATGACGGAATTCGTAGCAGACTATTTGATGAAATACGAAATAAATGAAGAACTATCTTATACCATTTCTAATATAGCGTCTGCGCTGATCATCTTGCTGATCAGTGCTTTGTCGTACTTTATAACCAGAAAAATAATTGTTAGAATCCTTGAAACCTTTGTGGCAAAGACCCATTCGAAATGGGGAATGATACTGGTTGAGAACAAGGTTTTGGAACGGGTCTCGGCAATCGTTCCCATTTTTGTCATCCATGCTTTCGCACCTGTATTCCCTGCGTTTGCGGATTGGATTCAGCGACTTGCTTTTTGCGCGTTTGTAATCGTGATCCTTCTGGCCGTTGATAAGCTGCTCAGTACAGTGGATGATATCTACAGAAACTATGAGGTATCAAAGGAGCGGCCTATCAAAGGATATTTGCAGGTTCTGGAGATTATCGCCTATGTCATCGGTATCATCGTTATCATTTCTACCCTCATTGAACGGTCCCCGCTGCTGCTGCTCAGCGGTATTGGTGCTGCAACAGCGGTGCTTCTGCTGATCTTTCAAAACTCGATTCTGGGTTTTGTTGCGGGAATACAGCTGACGGCAAACAACATGGTAAAGCTTGGAGACTGGATCGAGATGCCTAAGTACGGTGCAGACGGAGAAGTGATGGAAATTTCGCTTCATACGGTAAAGGTTCAGAATTGGGATAAAACCATCACCACGATTCCCACCAATGCACTGGTGACAGAATCCTTCAAAAACTGGCGTGGGATGCAGGAATCCGGCGGAAGACGAATCAAGCGGGCAATATACATTGATATGACCAGCATCCGCTTCTGCGATGAAGAGATGCTGAACCGATACCGAAAAATTCATTACATTCAACGTTACATTGATAACAAAATTACAGAGATAGAAGCATATAACCAATCCATGAAAATGGATCTGACAGACATTGTAAATGGAAGGCACCTGACGAATATCGGCACCTTTCGGACCTATGTTGACAATTATCTAAAAAACCACCAGAAAGTTCATAGTAGTATGACCAGGCTGGTTCGCCAGTTGGAACCAACGGAGAAGGGGATTCCGATTGAGATCTACGCCTTTCTGAGTGAGACGGACTGGGCGGAATATGAGTCTATACAAGCGGATCTCTTCGATCATATTCTGGCAGTTGTACCGGAATTCGATCTTCGGATCTACCAGAATCCTACCGGTTATGATTTACGAAGGCTGCACGCAGGAATAGACAATTAGGCAGAACTGAGCCATTGTCCTTCTTGCAGCCGCTCTTTCGTTTGGGGACAGATGCGCCTCTTGTAGGGATGGGGATGCCATTGGCAGCATTTCTGTATTATCTGACGGAAAGAATTTAGAAACCCATTCTGTGGTTACTCATATTATATAGCGTAGGAAACTACAGAAGGGTGATTTTTTATGAGTAATCTTCAGGATACAAGCAATGCCTTGTATCGGATTCCAACGTTTCTAAGTTATGCCACGCCGTATAATGCCTTGCAGGCCGCGTTTTTGGACGGCGTAATTGCTCAAACCAGAGCGAATCTCCTGTTTCCCAGAACATTGGGAAGATCAGATCAGTATACCGAGACACCGCTGACTTCAATTCGAAGGATGATCTTGAGCAGCTATGGACTCATGGCGGTTGCCTTCAGGCGATCCTTTGTTCCGGAAGCAGTTTCGAGGCCAGGGTCTCCCGGAGAGCAAACCTTCCAGAATTTCTGGTTAAGCAGCCCGTATCTGCAGATAGAACCTTCCATGGCATTTCAGCAGGGGCTCCCCGTTGCCATCTTTGTAGAAAATGGAGTCAGTATGAATGGCGTTTTCGGAGGAATCCTGCAAATCGGAGCGGCACCGCTCAACATTGTAACCTTCAATTTAAATACGCCGGATGACATCACAGAGTTTTTCAACAGTGTATTTTGGAAAGAGACTTTTCTGGATTGGGTTGGAAATGTAAGAGCTTATTATAGCAGACAGACAGAACCGGGATGCCGGAATTGCGTATAGATTTCAAACTGCTTTACGGCAGCCCGAAAAAGAAGCCAAAGCAAGCAATTGTTTTGGCTTCTTCACTGTCAAAGTCGATTGTTCCCATATCGAGAAAGCCAGAGTCTAAGACGCTGGCTTTCTCAGGTTTATAACTACTGAGATGGAAGTTATTCTTTGTTTCTACGATAAAGTTGATTCCGTTCGTCAAAGCGAAAACCGCTTGCCAGGAGCGCTCCACAGGATGCTCCATTTTCTGAATCCGGCTGGACAATAATTCTATCTGCATTCGTTTGCTGAAACACTTCGTTGATAAGCAACTGAATGATGCCCTTCCCCAGGCCTTCTCCGAGATATTCTTCCTCACCGATGAGATAGTCAAGACTATAGCTTCCTTCGGCGGGAATTTCACCGTACCATTCCTCCCCCGCATTCGTACAAGGGTAATACTGGCAGAAACCAATAGGTTTCCCTTCGTAGAGCGCGATGAAATGAGTGATGAAGCTGAATTCTGCTGATCGTCCTTTGGTTTCCGCCATCCATGCGTCAGGGTCTTCATACCATTTCAGGATATATTCCTTCTTCAGCCAGGCGCTGAATCGTGGAAGATCCTCATCCGTAAATCTTCTTAATTCTAACTGTTCCATACGATTTCCTCCTAAGAAAGTGCTGAATCAACACTTATTAAAATGATAGATGATATTTTTGGAGTTGAATCAGGGATTCCATGGAGGACCTCGGATGTTTACAGAATATTAACATGGGTATCTGATGTAATACAGCATATAGTTTCCTCCTGTCTTATGATTTTCTCGGGCTGGTTTTTTATATTGTTGTCATTTATTTTACTGTATTTTACTCAATATTGATAGTAATTCACCATAAAATTCGATAAAATGAATATTCATACCCGTCCTGTTTAGGATTCATGAATACAAAGGGTAAAAATATGTAACTTTCGGGGGGTGCCGAAAATAAAACGGAGCTATACTATTGTAACAATCATCATCATGGGAATCATTTGCTCTGCTATGATCTTATTCTTTCTATTTTCTCTTTCAGAAATGAGCCATATTTATATTGGAAAGACGGAAGAAACAATACTGGAATTAAAAAAGGATTTTTTGAAGGATACCGTCAGCAATTTAATTGCGGAGATAGATAACCAGAGAAAAGCGGAGGCTGATCTCATGGAGAAATTCACAGTCAGAGCAGCGGCTGACATTGGGGATAAAATGTCGCTAAAGAGCAGTGAATTCAGTGATTTCCTGAAGGATTATTTTAATAACACTTCAGAATTTAAGCATTGGACGGTTGTTTATTGGGATTGGAAAGAAAATAAAGCAATTTACGACAATCTCAATATGTCGGAGGATTCCTGGGAGCCAACCCTTCAGCGTTTGCAAGATGAACTAGCGGTTTACAGAATTTTAAGCCAAGGAGATAAGACGGTACTCTTCGGTGTAAAGAAGAGTTATTTGGATGATCTGGTAAAAGCAGAATTTTCTAAAGTTGTAAGGAATTTAGAATTCAACGACGGATCATATGTTTGGATTAATGAGATAATAAACTATGAGGGTGGAGAAAATTATGCCATTAGAAAAGTACATCCCAATCTGCCGGATACAGAAGGAATGTACCTTTCGACCGATATGACGGATACGAAAGGGAACCATCCATATATGACGGAGCTCCAGGGAATTAAAAAAGACGGGGAACTCTATTTCTCCTATTATTTTAAGGAACTGGACAGTGATGAAATATCACGAAAGCTGACTTACGCAAAGCTGTATAAAGAGTTCGATTGGGTGGTTGCAATGGGAATTTATCAGGATGATATCAAATCCTATGTGGATCAAACCAATTTGGAAAGTAAGAAACTTGCTTCAAAGCTGACCATTGTTTTGGTTTCAATGTTCATTATAATTCTATTTTTGAGTTATTTTGTTGTTTTGGCGATAGAAAAGCTTCATCATCGGCATTCAAGAAGGCAGCTGGAATCAGAAGTAAACCAGGATCCGATGACAAAAGC
This genomic window from Clostridiales bacterium contains:
- a CDS encoding 4Fe-4S dicluster domain-containing protein, with the translated sequence MAMDEKELKSRGFLKQIQDQRYSLRIKIVGGQVTAKQLNSVYKLAKKYGNGAVHLTARQSIEVPFIKEDEIDAVLEFLAQEKMEPASTGPKVRTITACQGNGVCQSGLIDTALLARELDERFGGRPVPHKFKLGITGCRNNCLKAEENDIGIKGAMVPAWTGENCTYCGLCQKLCPADAILVDQPNRQLSFRKENCLSCGRCLKKCPRSSWQGESGFVLYFGGLYGNRIVIGRQLLPVIHSKEKLFQIIEAALQLFDQYGNKGERFSTMLDRIGWDMLNEKVKDL
- a CDS encoding nucleotide pyrophosphatase, producing MNRTKRTKKLIVLGIDGMDPVTARRMVDEGKLPNIKKYLERGSARTGLDMLGAHPTITPPCWTTLATGAYPGTHGITCYWRQSPDSLDAVVYNMDSRNCKAEPIWNITTEADMKTLVWHWPGSSWPPTSQNPLLHVVDGTQPGSVNMGVAQMDWEKIIYASKNTDGLSFIPHTQKAAGVGCNITDIHEVLSSNERGHRSSAEEGSNYGFAQDADDEMMELWWGDAARKGGEIRTYVKDLDDTEMMIGAKVAYDKVFSPIKPASDWTAAPEEALEFSFLISAGTVSRYGLITKDDSGNYGVVSLYHSKSAASPFAVIPVGEIITKVDNATKKGITKPCCRSYKILELSPDGTDLRLWISNALDTTNNMLWHPSSVHDKILKEVGHIPPVSLIGGEDSELVDQVFEPSWDSYCQWQADCLEHLIDTEGYSVVLSHLHNIDCAGHQIWHLGKTLTPWSHTDETVYQALMERFYLQTDKYLGRFLHYLDEGFTILIVSDHGLLVGENVPPILGEYGGLNTGVMEELGYTVLKKDGEGNSMDEVDWEKTRAVQIRSNYIYINLQGRDPYGIVDPQDKYALEEQIISDLYQYRDQSTGKRVVGIALRNKDAILLGTNGPECGDIFFTIEEGFNRLHGDGLTTAEGYYNTSAAPVFIAAGQGIKTNYVTERVIRQVDVTPTMSVLLGTRIPSQCEGAPIYQILSEEL
- a CDS encoding LysR family transcriptional regulator, which produces MKFEQLYLFKEAAKYHSISVAAEKNFMSQSSISYSIINLEKELGIELLRRTNAGVTPTQIGELVLQKTEDILKAVDEINEMSKDQRNAGEVNISCIPCICDWIIPITLQKLSETSAEILLSVTTGESSQVAHNVSAGISKFGILINYGELERNTDLRYTPLFQDEYVLYVGAKSPYWEKESITYSELLKEPYIAYRDEFRKYNGGLTNMIGTDQLPNIVFRTDNLDSIKSMITHNHYVAFFPRYMSEYDFYVQSGWIRRLPISDKALGFEVGYVESTKYKTKKIDRVVLNRIKETVETINA
- a CDS encoding ABC transporter permease produces the protein MNAIHKKYTVSILTGVVILILWVLVTWDNRISSIIIPSPAAIWTSFLDLVQNGYKGHTLWEHLGASLRRLFIAYFFAVITAITLGLLSGYSEKIRAIFEPIIAFIRPLPPLGYYTIIILWMGIGDNSKIFLLFLGAFAPIFVSCVAGVTRVKQDYINRARTLGANRGQIFLHVILPAALPDIFVGLRNAMSVAYATSVAAEMVAAVSGIGWMVLDASKYLRSDVIFVGIIIMGITGILLDKILLCIETKIVFWKGKN
- a CDS encoding PhnD/SsuA/transferrin family substrate-binding protein yields the protein MKLSKKLFIIGLVILLAVQLSGCGAKSAEGSAEGNPTASSDVQKDPITGEIYPDQINIGVIEGGPESAILIQENYFSGIGVKVNAVTYSAGTDINNAVVSGDVDVASFGSSPIALGIASGIDYKVVFAPYVQGGNIEALVVKNDLGIRSVADLKGKTIAAPFGTTSHYALLNALELAGLGPNDATLLDMGGQDIVAAWTRGDIDAAYIWSPALDECSKSGSIITNDGELAAQGVLIPEIAVASTAFSEKYPTLVSQYVKALLDVYGLVKGDSEKATQAVADWEGISVENAKGQVDDNIWVSGEEQLSADYLGTAEKKGKLAVTLKTIADFHQSQGNISKAPESKTFEDAIDPSFVELALQIK
- a CDS encoding ABC transporter ATP-binding protein — its product is MTDGFVKNFFETANELISMDSLTLAYDKGGDAAPAIDKINLNIYRGEFVCVMGPSGCGKSTLLNILAGFLSPTGGTVKLNQKEIKGIDAHRGVVFQHPPLYEWYSVRKNIAFGPMMQKVPKKKIAEEVETYLAKVGLTDFAEKKVYELSGGMKQRAAIASALINNPDILLMDEPFGALDALTREQMQDLIRKIWWNTGKTIFFITHDVDEALLLGTRILVMSRRPGKIIADFPAHFTKEFIEENSDDARYTEAFHQKRKYILGLINEQ
- a CDS encoding FMN-binding protein; this translates as MRKKRKLIYILLAAVLLIGLGYGARNGLDVMYYKKAVEELSIESIDLSRVKDGTYTGSCDARLVAATVKVTVVGGKITDIKLMKHKNDRGKAGEAVVDEILKQQKPDVDAISGATNSSRIIMKAVENALEKGVTGV
- a CDS encoding mechanosensitive ion channel family protein; translated protein: MTEFVADYLMKYEINEELSYTISNIASALIILLISALSYFITRKIIVRILETFVAKTHSKWGMILVENKVLERVSAIVPIFVIHAFAPVFPAFADWIQRLAFCAFVIVILLAVDKLLSTVDDIYRNYEVSKERPIKGYLQVLEIIAYVIGIIVIISTLIERSPLLLLSGIGAATAVLLLIFQNSILGFVAGIQLTANNMVKLGDWIEMPKYGADGEVMEISLHTVKVQNWDKTITTIPTNALVTESFKNWRGMQESGGRRIKRAIYIDMTSIRFCDEEMLNRYRKIHYIQRYIDNKITEIEAYNQSMKMDLTDIVNGRHLTNIGTFRTYVDNYLKNHQKVHSSMTRLVRQLEPTEKGIPIEIYAFLSETDWAEYESIQADLFDHILAVVPEFDLRIYQNPTGYDLRRLHAGIDN
- a CDS encoding acetyltransferase, which translates into the protein MEQLELRRFTDEDLPRFSAWLKKEYILKWYEDPDAWMAETKGRSAEFSFITHFIALYEGKPIGFCQYYPCTNAGEEWYGEIPAEGSYSLDYLIGEEEYLGEGLGKGIIQLLINEVFQQTNADRIIVQPDSENGASCGALLASGFRFDERNQLYRRNKE
- a CDS encoding diguanylate cyclase — encoded protein: MILFFLFSLSEMSHIYIGKTEETILELKKDFLKDTVSNLIAEIDNQRKAEADLMEKFTVRAAADIGDKMSLKSSEFSDFLKDYFNNTSEFKHWTVVYWDWKENKAIYDNLNMSEDSWEPTLQRLQDELAVYRILSQGDKTVLFGVKKSYLDDLVKAEFSKVVRNLEFNDGSYVWINEIINYEGGENYAIRKVHPNLPDTEGMYLSTDMTDTKGNHPYMTELQGIKKDGELYFSYYFKELDSDEISRKLTYAKLYKEFDWVVAMGIYQDDIKSYVDQTNLESKKLASKLTIVLVSMFIIILFLSYFVVLAIEKLHHRHSRRQLESEVNQDPMTKAGNRRSGTNELSRAFRAYKRNGDSPGIMMFDVDCFKNINDTYGHAVGDMVLIEIVNVINGVVRSSDKVIRWGGDEFLVIFYGLQPRNAMGFGTKMLSLISALNIEAKGEVISPTLSVGVAFFQEGDTDFSDALKRADQSLYQSKTNGRNQVHIDL